A region of the Leucobacter komagatae genome:
GTCGATTCGGCAATGCTTGCAGCCGTGTGGGCAGCGGGATCGCTCAACGGGCTCGGCCACGAACAGCTCTGGCCGATGGCAGCGATGCTGGTGGTGCTCACCGGGTTCGTCGCCAGCCTTGCGCCGCGAGTGCGCCAGCTCGAACTCGGCGATGACGCTGCCCGCGCGCTCGGCATCCACGCCAATAGGGTGCGCGCCGCAGCCGTGATCGTGGGCGTCGCACTCACCGCGCTCGTCACCGCGGCGGCCGGGCCGATCGCGTTCATCGCGCTCGCGAGCCCACAGATCGCCAGACGCCTAGTGGGCGGCACTGGCCTCGTGCTTGTACCGTCGGCCTTCGTCGGCGCTGGTGTTCTTCTCGCCTCAGATGTCCTCGCCCAACTGCTCGGGTATCCCGTCGGCGTGGTGACGGTCATCGTTGGAGGCACCTACCTGATCTGGCTTCTGGCCAGCGAATACCGGAGAAAAGCATGACGACAACTTTCCCACCACGGCCGCGAGACGGAGGAGTCTCGCCCGCCGCGGCCGCAATCGAAATCACCGGCGCGCGAGTCGGGTATGAGCACCGAATTGTCTGTGAAGACGTGAGCTTTTCCGTGCCCGCCGGCGGCTTCACCGCGATCATCGGGCCGAACGCGTGCGGCAAGTCAACCCTGCTACGCGCTGTCGCCCGCATCCTGCCGTATGCGGCAGGGAACATCACACTGGAGGGGCGCGAGATCTCCAAGATCCCGACGAAACAGCTCGCCACGAGGCTGGGATTGTTGCCGCAGTCATCGCTGTCGCCAGACGGAATCCGGGTCGCAGATCTCGTCGCCCGCGGCCGCTACCCACACCAGTCAATGTTCGATCGCTGGTCGGAGGCAGACGAGCAAATCGTGGTGGAGGCAATGGAAGCGACGGGCGTCAGCGAGCTCTCGGGGAGGCTCGTCGATGAGCTCTCGGGCGGGCAACGTCAACGAGTCTGGGTCGCGATGGTGCTCGCCCAGCAGACACCAGTGCTGTTGCTCGATGAGCCAACCACGTTCCTCGACATCACCCACCAGTACGGACTGCTGGAGCTCTTCGAGACGCTCCGGCGAGACCTCGATCGCACGATCGTCACCGTGTTGCATGACCTGAACCAGGCCGCACGCTATGCATCGCACCTCATCGTAATGAAGAGCGGCGGTGTGGTCACGGCCGGCCCGCCCGCCGAGATTCTTACCGCAGAACTCATTGATGAGGTCTACGACCTGCCCTGCCGAATTCTGGTCGATCCTGAGACGGGCGCTCCGATGGTCATCCCGAAAGCCGTGCTCGCGCGCCCCTCGCGCGGCACGAGTACACCCCATACGAAGGAATAACAGATGGCATTTTGTGAACCAGCCGAGGTCGTGTCCGTTGCCCGGCTCACCCCGTCGATGATCCGCGTCCGCTTGCGGGCACAGGGCCAATGGCGGTGGTTTGACGACGGGCGCGGTGACGAGCGCATCGACCTCGCGTTTCCGCACCCGGGAGAGACCGTCGCAGACATCTCGTACTTTAATGACGAGCACGCGGGCATTGTGCGGGAGGACCAGTCGCCGCCGTGGCGCCACTACACCGCGCGCGCAGTGTTTAACGGGGGTACTGAATTTGACGTCGATTTTGTGGAGCACGACGGTGGGGTTGCCTCCGCATGGGCGAAGGCCGCCGAACCAGGCCACGTTCTTGGGGTCTTCCGTGGCGCAGCACAGTCCCGCGCTTACCACATGCCGCCAGAAGACAGTGAATGGCAGTTGCTCGTCGCCGACGCCACGGGCTTACCCGGGCTTGCTCGCATCGTCGAGGAGCTGCCCGCAGGCGCGCGCGTCCAAGCCGTAGTCGAGGTGCCGAGCGAGAGTGACCGTCAGCACATTGACACCCGCGGCCAGGTGACCTGGACCTGGATCGTGGGTGAGGGCGGTGCGCAGAGCGTCCTGCCGGAGGCCGTTGAAGAGATCAGCCTGCCTGAAGGCCCGGGGTACGCCTGGGTCGCCTGCGAGGCAGCAGCGTCGCGCCGGATTAGAAGCATCCTGCGACGGGTGCATGCGCAGCCGAGAGCGCGGCACCGCGCCGTCGGGTATTGGACTGCCGGGGTAGCGGGGCACGTGGAGCAGGAGAAGGAGCGGCCGTAGCGGGAACCGCTCCGGAGCCTCACTCCGCTGAGCCACAGCAATGCTCCGCTCTTGAATAGGATTCTCAGAGACAACCTGAGGAGTCGCACATGGGCGCTGCTGAACACCCCCGCCGTCTGGGTATTCCAAAGACGAGGGCGCGAGATCCGCTCGAAGTGTTCCGATCGTCGAGCCCGCTGGAGCTATTCCTCGACCTAGTCTTCGCGATTGCGGTATCGCTCTCGTCTGCGCAACTCTTCCGAGCCGAAACCAGTGCGCACATCGGTGAGGGCGTCGTGGCCTACCTCATGGTCTTCTTCGCCGTGTGGTGGGCGTGGATGAACTTCACGTGGTTTGCGAGCGCATTTGACTCCGACGACTGGCTCTATCGTGTGCTTACGCTCAGCCAGATGGCCGGGGCGATTGTGCTCGCAGTGGGGGCGACCCCAGCGATGGTCTCCGGTGACTTCGGGCTCATTATCGGCGGCTATGTCGTGATGCGGCTTGCGCTCGTTGCGCAGTGGGTCAGAGTCGCTTGTGGCCAGCCGGAATTCCGGCGCACTGCTCTACGATTCGCAATTGGTGTCAGCGCCGTCCAGGTGTTCTGGGTGTTGTTCGCGTTCGTGCCCGATCACTGGTCCAAGCCGCTATTCTGCGTGCTTGTCATCGCAGAGCTCGCCGTTCCTGCATTCGCCGAGAGCGCCGGCCAAACCCCCTGGCACCCGGGCCATATTGTCGACAGGTTCGGCTCGTTCACGCTGATCGTGCTCGCTGAGTCGGTGCTCGCGGCGACCACCGCGGCCGCGAACGCCATTGAAGAAGCAACTCACCTCACGGACTTCGTGTTGATCGGATTCAGCGGGTTCGCGCTCGCCGCCGGCATGTGGTGGATCTACTTCTCGACGGACGCGGGTGAGTGGCTGCAGAACCGACGTAATGGGCTGCCGTTCGGCATCGGGCACTACCTCGTGTTTGCTGCAGCGGGTGCGTTCTCGACCGGAATCAAGGTTCTTTTGGACTACGAGGCAGGGCGCGCGGCGGTGACCGCGGCCGAGGCAATGCTCTTGCTTGCGGTGCCGGTTGCGGTCTTCATTTTGGGTGTGTGGGCGCTGATTCTGCGGCGACACCTCACAAGCGCGCAGAGCGCATGCTTCGTGCTCGGGGCCGCGCTCGTCGCGTTGTGCCCGCTACTCGCGTTCGCGGGGGTCACTCCGCCAGTAGCGGCGCTGGTCGCCGCGGGCGTCATGGCCGCGCTCGTTGTCGTGATCGAAGTTTGGGGTGTCCGGGGCGGCTCTACACCTCGCTCCGTTTCCTCGCGAGCAGTGCCAGCGTGAAGCCACCAACCGTCAGTACCCCACCGAGCGTCGCCAGCGCAAGGAACCCTTCGTTGCCAGTCGTGACGAGGGGTGTGTTGCGGTAGGTGTTTTCTGCGGTGATCTGCAGGGGCTGTCCCGTGGCGATCTTGAAGGTGTCAGGGGTGAACGTCACGCCGGTGAAGGTGTAGCCCTCGAGCTTCGGGATCTTGATTTCTTTGAGTGTGACCGAGGTGCCAACGGGGAGGTTTGTCGGGCCGGTAACGATTGAGCCGTCTGCGGGGAGGGAGAATTCGCGGCTGGTTTCCTTGCCGTCGACGGTCCAGGACGCGGTGATTGTGAAGTGTGTTCCGGCAGGGAAGTCCTTCGCGCTCACTCCGCTAAGTGTCTTTCGGAGGTTGAACCCGTTGAGTTCGCGCTTGTACGTGTTGGTGACGGACCAGGCGATGTCGGGGTTATCGTCCGCGAGGATGGTGATGGTTTCGGCAGAGAGCGCGTTCGAGGTGAACGTGTACCCCTCCGGGGCCTCGGGGAGGTCGCCTTCTGTGAGCGTGACGACGGTTCCCTCGGGGAGTGTGACGCCGGAGGGCACTGGGGTGCCGTCTGCTGGGAGTTCAATTGTTTTGGCTCCGCCTTCCCAGGTGGCGTGGACGGGGAAGGTTGTTCCCTTGGGGAAGGCGCTCGATGGGATGCCTGAGAGCTCTTTCCGCAACGAAAACGTGCCCTCGGAAGCGAGGGGTGTGTTGTGGTAGGTGTTTTCTGCGGTGATCTGCAGGGGCTGTCCCGTGGCGATCTTGAAGGTGTCAGGGGTGAACGTCACGCCGGTGAAGGTGTAGCCCTCGAGTTTCGGGATCTTGATTTCTTTGAGTGTGACCGAGGTGCCAACGGGGAGGTTTGTCGGGCCGGTAACGATTGAGCCGTCTGCGGGGAGGGAGAATTCGCGGCTGGTTTCCTTGCCGTCGACGGTCCAGGACGCGGTGATTGTGAAGTGTGTTCCGGCAGGGAAGTCCTTCGCGCTCACTCCGCTAAGTGTCTTTCGGAGGTTGAACCCGTTGAGTTCGCGCTTGTACGTGTTGGTGACGGACCAGGCGATGTCGGGGTTATCGTCCGCGAGGATGGTGATGGTTTCGGCAGAGAGCGCGTTCGAGGTGAACGTGTATCCCTCCGGGGTCTCGGGGAGGTCGCCTTCTGTGAGCGTGACGACGGTTCCCTCGGGGAGTGTGACGCCGGAGGGCACTGGGGTGCCGTCTGCTGGGAGTTCAATTGTTTTGGCTCCGCCTTCCCAGGTGGCGTGGACGGGGAAGGTTGTTCCCTTGGGGAAGGCGCTCGATGGGATGCCTGAGAGCTCTTTCCGCAACGAAAACGTGCCCGCATCCTCGACAAAGTTCAGGCGGGTCAGGGCTCCAACTTTCGCCGGGCGACTGCGCTCGAACGCCGCGAACACCTGACACGTTTCTGAGTTGGTGAAGTGGTTTGACTGCGCCCAGCTGAGGTACTTCGATGACTGCGGGGTGATGCCGAGCTCGACGGTTGTGACCCCGGGGGTGTTGCCGGTGACACAGAGCTCCACGACCTCCGCAACATTCGGGTCGCTGCCGCGTACCGTGAGTCGACCATCCTGCAGCGTGGCATCGCCGTCGCACACGGCGACGTCCTCACCGATGGTCGTGAGCTCGATGGGTTGGTTGAACAAGTTCGTCGAGACTCGGAGCCTCGCAGTGACTCCGACAGGGAGCTCTGGATAGCCACCAGACAACGAAAGTTCGAGGAGGGGCGTTTCGGGAATCGAGGTCAAGATCTCAGCCTGGCGTTCGGCGCTCATGTTCGCGTTACACCAGCGGTTGTTCTCTCCGCCTGCCCCGAACAGGTCGCCGTCAGACACGCACCAGACCAGCATCTGCCGGGCATACCGTTCGTGAACATTCAGGTTGGACGCCCTCGTCACATCCGCAGCGGGCGGGCGGGTGATAGTGAGGTCGTTCTGCAGAATGTAGGCGATGACCCTGGTTTGAGCGGGAGTGAGCTTGTCGTTGCCGTCAAGCCATTCCAATGGTGTGACTTTCTCGGAGCCGTCCTTTGTCTCAAGACTCCCGTCTGGGCGCACGTTGAGGCAGGTGTCTTTCGCCATGTCAGTGCAGTACATCCACTCCGATACGGGCCCGCCCTCGGAAGCGACGTAGCGGGTGCCGCAGCCCGGCGCCTGGGCGGCGCGGTCAGAACGCTTGCCAGAGGAGCCGTACAGCACGGCGATGCCACCGCGGTTGTAGTTCTCGAGCTGTTGGCCGGTGACGGCTAGATCGGAGTCGGAGGGGGATGAGCCCTCACACGCGGGGGCGACGAAGGGGTCGGAAGCCGGTAGTGGCGGAGTGTCACCGTGGCTTGCTGCAAGCGCGGTGTTCGCGAGCACGGGCCCCGTGCCAGACACAAGAAAAGCTACCGCAAGAGCGATCGCTGAGAGTGTTTTCCATTTCCGCTGTCCCACCACAGGTACCCCTTTGCCTCCACTGCGTTCCCCTCCACGCTACGCGAAACTGGGCAAAAGACAAGAGATGCCTATGTGTTTGCCGAGTTGCTAGTGATCCTCCACGAGCAGCTCAAGCTCTGAGACCTCGGTGCACAGGTTGTCCATCTCGATAAGCAGTGCACCGAGCGTCTCTGGGCTTTGCGCCGCGGCGGCCTCCTTAAGCCTTCGACAGAGGTCGGCACACGCGGTCCGGGCGAGAACCGCCCTCGCTGCTCGGACGGGGTCGGGCTCGCGATCGATAGCGGCTGTGAGCAATGACGTGACCTCGCCTGCTCCGCTCAGTACCCCGTGAATGTCCGCAGCAAGGCTGCTGTCGCCCCACTGCGAGAGCGCCGGGTCGGCGGGCAGCCGCGGCTCCGGCGGAAGGCCCAGCTCGCGATTTGGGTGTGCGAGCACGGCGACTCCTCTCCTCGGCGGCAGCGGGTGCCGCCTCAGGCAAGGCTGACACTGTTTTCTGACCCAAAACGAGAGTCAAGCGCTGAGGCGCGAGAGATGAGTGGCGCGCGACCGCGGGTAAGTGGTGCGCGCTGTTCTGGTGCGCGAGACCCGGCCCAGCCCACGCGCGTTCCGCCGCGACCCGTAGAAACCAAAACACCCGGTCTGGCAGATGCCGATGTCTCCTAGGCGAGTATCTGAACTCCCGCAAATGAGCCTGCCTCCACCTTGCAATACTCACAGGCTCAGGCACATGTTTGCGACCCGAAGCTTCAACGTGTCCAAGGCTCTTGTCTCGGTTCAAGAGATGCTTGGCCATGCGTCGATTCAGACCACCCGTATCTGTGTGCAAGCGGACCTGCGCGCTCAGCGGGAAATCGTCGAGTCTGTAGCCGTTCGTTCCTACGATGTAGCCAGGGACACAGCAATCCGAGAGATGGAATCGCGCTTTGTCTCGATTGACGTTGGAGAACGTCAGTAGCGCCCAGGCATCGCAGCTAATCGTTACACTTAGCCGCAATCTTATGACCACTGCTAAGCCGTCGTAGCTAGGCTGACTTCAAACGAGGATGACCTGACCCTCAGACCATGCCGACCCAATGCGCAAGTGGCCTCAAGAGTGCCCTATTCGCGGCTATTGATTCTGCTTGTCGACGGACTCTCTGGCCCCAGGAATTCACACGCGAGCCGCTTCCGCTGCTGAGATCGGTCGCGATCGGGTAGGTGTCCGCAGTGAGCCCCCAGGCGGAGAGAATCCCGGCTTGCCGACAGCACAGCATTCTGCGCTGGCTGTTCCAAGTAGCCCGAGGTTGGGAGGCGTAGAGCCAGAGAAGGGTGTTCGGGTGCCGAAAGATGTAAACAAGCAGATAGCGGCCGCATTCCGAAAACTTCAACAAACAATTGCTGAAGTTCTCGCTGAGCAGCGAACCCTCACAGAGATGGTCAGGCGTCGTTCAGCGACAGGTCTAGAGACAAGCGACCTGTCAACGCTGAACTCCTGGGCCGAGCACGCACAGAGCGAGAGGTCTCGCCGCTTCAATGTCTTCTCGGTGATCGGTCCCGGATCGATTAGCGTTGCGGCACTCGTCCTCGCGACCATGAGTTACTTGGTGGCGGAGGATAGCGCCCGTGAGCACGAGATCACATCGGCTTTCCCTACCACGGTTACAGCGTGTGTCTCCCTCGAAGATTTTTCTTTAAGGATCATTCAATAAGCGCATCAACGGTTCAAAACACAGTGATCACAAACAATGGACGGTTGCCAATAACCATTGTGGACGTCTACGACAAAGTGGCAAAGGAACACCACTTGCAGACTTCGTTCTCCTGGACCTCGTTCTCTGGGCAGGAAACGTTTCAGGACGTGCCGGCGACGCTTGGCGTCGGCGAGGCAATTGCCGTCCGTGTCATAACTGAAGGACGCAGCCAGTCCACTCCATTGCACGTGACTCTCAACGACGGTTCGCAACAGGAACTAAACCTTGCAGACCCTGACGGTGGACGGCCCGTGTCCGTAGAGAGCGCCTTCGAGAGACTCCCCTCTTGCAACACAAGCGAATAGAGCGAACTCACGGTTTCCAACCCCATTTAGTTGCCTCGGATACCAACCTGGCTTGGATATCGCGACGGCGGGTCCAGGCCAAGCTGCCCGAGTGACTTCCCGCCCTCTAGAAATCGGGCCTGCCCAGGGCCGCGAAAAGAATATACTCGGCAAGCAGTGCTTTCGCGAGGGCCTTTGAAACGTTGAAGTAGAGTCACACCGAAAGCTTCTCTAGAGCAGCGGCAGCTACTCAGGGTCGAAGCCCCCATGTAGCACCCAGAGCCAGGAGGTTGCGATGCGCCAGGTCCCACACATTCCTCGTCCACAAGTTGTGAATACAATCCGACGCTACTTGCGTGCTGGGTACGACGTCGAGTTGCTATCGCCACGAGCTAACGGCGGCACTTCGTTTCTCAACGAGCTCCTCACTGAGTTGCGTTCTTCGAACCAGCTCACCTGTTTCCTCCCTGACATCGTTGAGACAGAACCCCTCCCGGGAACGTTGGTCTCGCTGCTCGCGGAGCGAGACCAACCAATCGTCGCCGACTCAGTGACATCACTTGAGTTGGCTGTACATATGAGTCGCGGGTTTGGCGGGCGCCCTCTCGTGCTCGTTTCCGACGGCGCTCAGGCAGTTACCCCTTTGCTCCAAGCTGCGATCGCACACTATCGCCGGAAGTCATCTCTGCAGCTTGTCGTGCTCACAGAAAGCGAAACCTCACTTGTCGAACGAGCGTCACGGGCAGTAACCGTGAACCTACCGCTCCTCAAAGTTGATGAGATCGGCGATGCCCTTGAGCTTCTAATTGATGCACCCGTCGATTCCACAACTCTCCGCCGCATCTATGCGAAATCTGGTGGTCTCGTAAAGATCGCATGCGCAATGGCTGAAGTCGCTACCATCGAGGGACGCTTGAAGCTTTTGGATGGCAGCTGGGTAGCTGTTGATGAGCTCTGGAGCCCGGGCCTCGCTCCGATGATCCGAAGCAAGGGCTTGTCGCTGGACGATACAGATTCAACGGCCCTTGAAGAACTTGCCTTGGCTGGACTGACCTCTGCCGAAAACGCAATCGATCTTATTGGTCAAGATACGCTGAGGCGGCTTGTCTCTAGGGGGGTCGTCGCAATCGAGCCGTCAGGGGCAAACCACTGGGTAACAGTTACGCCACCGCTCCTAGCCGAAATGCTCAGTCGCCAGTCGGTCATTCCCGCAATGACTTCCAAGAGCAGCGTGAGAGCGCTCTCTGGGCTTCCCGGTGCGGCAACTGGCCTGCGTCCACAAAGGGAACTGCGTATTGGCCCGTTCACTCCACAACTGTTGAGAGGCCTTACCGAACGGCGTCTGAAGGTTCTTGGCGAGACACAAGCGGCCTGGGATGCCGAGCCGTCAGGAGCAACTGCTCTCGCTTATATCTCAGTTCTGGTTAACGAGGGCGCCTCTCCGGAGAAGGTGCTTACCTTCATTGATCAGGCCTCAGATCTCATCAAATCTAGAGAGCATCGAGCGTGGATTCGAGTCTGGGAGGCACGCGTCCGGGCGTACGGCATGGGTGACCTCGAACGGGGCATCGAGCTTCTGACAGCAGTTGACGACCTCGGCGAATTTCACGGACTTGTGGATGCCGCGCGGATTCGAATGCAGTGCGATCTCGGGGTGATCCCGCCAGACGCGGAGCAATTGCTGGGAGGGGCTAACCGGCTTCCGCTTACGGTGCAACACGAGATGCAGTGGGCACTCGTCGCGTTACTCATAGCCAAAGGGCATCTGACGCGCGCAGAACAAACACTCGCGCTGATATCGAGTTCAGACCCTAATGTCTTCTCAGTGAGAGTCCAGGCGTTCAGCTCGCTCATCGCTCTCTTTCAAGGGGACTACAAGCGTGCATCCCGACTCGCCTTGTCCGGGCTCGAACGCGCTGCAGATGACCTTGATCCCGAGATGATCAGGTTCTACATTTTCGTGATTAGCCTCATAGTTGCCCTCCGCGGGCAGGGAGTCGATGTAGCCCGCATCCGCGAAACGCTAACAGGCCTTGGCGAGAAGCCGTTGTTCCCGCAAGTTTCCTACCTAGGTATCTACGTTTGCAGCATCATCATCGGTAAGGGCACACGGGCGGAACTGACGCACCTCGAGTCGGAACTTGAGCAGCTGAACACGCGTGAGTCCACTATGCCTGGAACGTCTCGGGCATGGGCAAAAGCTCGACTGGTCGCGGCTGCTGGAGCAACTGAACAAGCCGCAGACCTCTGCTGGGACGACGCACTCAGGCTGCTGGCACGAGGAGGACGACTAGCAGCCGCGTTCGTCGGAGTGCAATCACTCAAGCATGAGTTCCGTAAGGACCGCGCAGCGGCAGTCGCATCATGGCTAAGTGACATTGATAGTGAGGTGCTCGATGCTGCGCTCGCAGCGGTCATCGCGGCTGACGGTGAGGACGCGAGGGCGATGTTCGAAGTTCTCCCTCGACTTGTCGCAAGCGGGCAAATCCAGAGTGCTGTCGAGGGGTACCGTCAGCTACATGCGTTCCCTGAAACTCGAGCAGATGCAACACTGAGCGCTCGAGCACAGACAGACGAGTCTCAGTTCCTCGCTTCGCTTGAGCACGGTGGACGGGACCTCCTACGCCCCGGTACGACAATGGAACTGCTAACCCCACGAGAAGCTGAGGTCGCGCGGCTCATCGCAGCTGGACTGACCAACCGCCAGATCCAGAAAGAGCTCGTCTTGAGCATTCGCACAGTCGAGAACCACCGTGCTCACGTGATGCGAAAGTTGGGCGCGAAGACCCGCCAAGAGACCCTAGAAGCGATTCGGGCTTGGATGTCTGCTGAGTAACAGACCCAGCTGCACTGGTAGAAGTAGCCGCCACGCGCGCCGCTTCCTGCCTTGTGCATCGCGCATGTAGGTAGCGCGCCCCAGTCAACCCACTCAACTTCGAGGAAAATCTACTCACTTGTCAGTGCGTTTGCACTCTGCCACTTAATCGGTCGTAATCGAAGCGTACGTTTGAAGGGCTAGGTGGCGTGCGCGACCTCACCATTCAACGGGACGCGCCGGGGGCCTACGCCGAAGCCGCACAGGCTTCTCGTCATTTCCGCGCAAGACTAAACGCACTCACTGCGTTCGCCTATGCCACGGCACGGTTCTATCCTCCGGGCGGAACAGGTTTCGTTGTCGCGGGGCAGTAGATTACGAAGGGATACAGCACAGCACATGGTTGACCAACCACAGCTCAAACAATCCCCGTGGGGTGGTCGCAAGACCCTCTGGCGGGTGCTCGGGGGTGTCCTCGCGGGTGTCCTCGCAATTGGCGCCCTTCCAGCCGTAGCACAGGCAGCAGAGAGTGAACCGAACCTCGCCACTTCCAACGACAACCGTACCGAGGTTAGCTTCGGGGACGAGATTCAGTACCAGGCCCAGATTAGCGTGCCGGGCGGAAGTTCAGTCAAGCCTGGCTCGGTGCTCACCATTACCTTCCCCGAAGAAGTGCAGCTTAAGGCGTACGACAAGACAGCTACTGCCGCAATGGTTAGGGCTCCACAGATTGACATGGCGAAGCGGACCTTCACGATTACATGGAAGGAGCTGCAGGCGGGAGCCCTGCAGTCGTTCCCGTTTGTTGGGACTCCCTCGGCGCTCACGAAGGCCGACTCAACGTTCCAGATCACCGCGACCCTCGTCGGTGAAACTGGAGCAGGTGAGCCGTTTGAACTCAGTTCAGTGAGCGAGTCGATTGTGGCGCTCGGCGATTGGGATGCCGAGCTCGTGCAGCCTGGTGGCTGGAAGCTCCCGAATAAGAACGCCTGGTCAGGTCAAGTCGGACAAACCGGCAACGCGACGGCATCGACGATGACGAAGGTAGTGGGCATGGGCGATGGGTCGTTTGCGGATCTTCGTTTCCGCATTGACCTCACTGATCCAAGTGCAACAATTCCTTCGGTTGACTGGATCAGTAACCCCTACTTGCGTGACAATGACCTGCGAACAGTGCTGCAGCGGGACGCAGACGGCATCGTTGTGAGCCACGGCTCGATGACCATGAAAGACATTCCAAGCCTGCAGTATGTGTGGGGCTTCCGAGCGAACATTCCGGGGCAGGAGCCTGGCGTCTACACTGCACCGATTGAACTCTACGACGTGCGAGCTGACGGCACAGAGGTGTCGGTCGCAAAAAGTACGCTTGAGCTGACGTTGACGCCAAAGACTGCAGCGACGGTCGACTACTTGAGCAAAGCTTCACGCCACGAGGTCGTCCCGGGGGAAGCGGTGAGCCATCGTTTCGCCACGCAATACAAGATTGCAGACGAGCTCAAGGATTTCGCGGTCACAGTGCCTGTCCCCGAGGGCACAACGGTTGAGTCGTTTAACTCTGCCCGTGCCGCGAACCTGATGCTCGCAGCAAAAGTG
Encoded here:
- a CDS encoding ABC transporter ATP-binding protein, producing the protein MTTTFPPRPRDGGVSPAAAAIEITGARVGYEHRIVCEDVSFSVPAGGFTAIIGPNACGKSTLLRAVARILPYAAGNITLEGREISKIPTKQLATRLGLLPQSSLSPDGIRVADLVARGRYPHQSMFDRWSEADEQIVVEAMEATGVSELSGRLVDELSGGQRQRVWVAMVLAQQTPVLLLDEPTTFLDITHQYGLLELFETLRRDLDRTIVTVLHDLNQAARYASHLIVMKSGGVVTAGPPAEILTAELIDEVYDLPCRILVDPETGAPMVIPKAVLARPSRGTSTPHTKE
- a CDS encoding siderophore-interacting protein; the protein is MAFCEPAEVVSVARLTPSMIRVRLRAQGQWRWFDDGRGDERIDLAFPHPGETVADISYFNDEHAGIVREDQSPPWRHYTARAVFNGGTEFDVDFVEHDGGVASAWAKAAEPGHVLGVFRGAAQSRAYHMPPEDSEWQLLVADATGLPGLARIVEELPAGARVQAVVEVPSESDRQHIDTRGQVTWTWIVGEGGAQSVLPEAVEEISLPEGPGYAWVACEAAASRRIRSILRRVHAQPRARHRAVGYWTAGVAGHVEQEKERP
- a CDS encoding low temperature requirement protein A, translating into MGAAEHPRRLGIPKTRARDPLEVFRSSSPLELFLDLVFAIAVSLSSAQLFRAETSAHIGEGVVAYLMVFFAVWWAWMNFTWFASAFDSDDWLYRVLTLSQMAGAIVLAVGATPAMVSGDFGLIIGGYVVMRLALVAQWVRVACGQPEFRRTALRFAIGVSAVQVFWVLFAFVPDHWSKPLFCVLVIAELAVPAFAESAGQTPWHPGHIVDRFGSFTLIVLAESVLAATTAAANAIEEATHLTDFVLIGFSGFALAAGMWWIYFSTDAGEWLQNRRNGLPFGIGHYLVFAAAGAFSTGIKVLLDYEAGRAAVTAAEAMLLLAVPVAVFILGVWALILRRHLTSAQSACFVLGAALVALCPLLAFAGVTPPVAALVAAGVMAALVVVIEVWGVRGGSTPRSVSSRAVPA
- a CDS encoding DUF5979 domain-containing protein, producing the protein MGQRKWKTLSAIALAVAFLVSGTGPVLANTALAASHGDTPPLPASDPFVAPACEGSSPSDSDLAVTGQQLENYNRGGIAVLYGSSGKRSDRAAQAPGCGTRYVASEGGPVSEWMYCTDMAKDTCLNVRPDGSLETKDGSEKVTPLEWLDGNDKLTPAQTRVIAYILQNDLTITRPPAADVTRASNLNVHERYARQMLVWCVSDGDLFGAGGENNRWCNANMSAERQAEILTSIPETPLLELSLSGGYPELPVGVTARLRVSTNLFNQPIELTTIGEDVAVCDGDATLQDGRLTVRGSDPNVAEVVELCVTGNTPGVTTVELGITPQSSKYLSWAQSNHFTNSETCQVFAAFERSRPAKVGALTRLNFVEDAGTFSLRKELSGIPSSAFPKGTTFPVHATWEGGAKTIELPADGTPVPSGVTLPEGTVVTLTEGDLPETPEGYTFTSNALSAETITILADDNPDIAWSVTNTYKRELNGFNLRKTLSGVSAKDFPAGTHFTITASWTVDGKETSREFSLPADGSIVTGPTNLPVGTSVTLKEIKIPKLEGYTFTGVTFTPDTFKIATGQPLQITAENTYHNTPLASEGTFSLRKELSGIPSSAFPKGTTFPVHATWEGGAKTIELPADGTPVPSGVTLPEGTVVTLTEGDLPEAPEGYTFTSNALSAETITILADDNPDIAWSVTNTYKRELNGFNLRKTLSGVSAKDFPAGTHFTITASWTVDGKETSREFSLPADGSIVTGPTNLPVGTSVTLKEIKIPKLEGYTFTGVTFTPDTFKIATGQPLQITAENTYRNTPLVTTGNEGFLALATLGGVLTVGGFTLALLARKRSEV
- a CDS encoding tyrosine-type recombinase/integrase, with protein sequence MSLPPPCNTHRLRHMFATRSFNVSKALVSVQEMLGHASIQTTRICVQADLRAQREIVESVAVRSYDVARDTAIREMESRFVSIDVGERQ
- a CDS encoding helix-turn-helix transcriptional regulator; this encodes MNLPLLKVDEIGDALELLIDAPVDSTTLRRIYAKSGGLVKIACAMAEVATIEGRLKLLDGSWVAVDELWSPGLAPMIRSKGLSLDDTDSTALEELALAGLTSAENAIDLIGQDTLRRLVSRGVVAIEPSGANHWVTVTPPLLAEMLSRQSVIPAMTSKSSVRALSGLPGAATGLRPQRELRIGPFTPQLLRGLTERRLKVLGETQAAWDAEPSGATALAYISVLVNEGASPEKVLTFIDQASDLIKSREHRAWIRVWEARVRAYGMGDLERGIELLTAVDDLGEFHGLVDAARIRMQCDLGVIPPDAEQLLGGANRLPLTVQHEMQWALVALLIAKGHLTRAEQTLALISSSDPNVFSVRVQAFSSLIALFQGDYKRASRLALSGLERAADDLDPEMIRFYIFVISLIVALRGQGVDVARIRETLTGLGEKPLFPQVSYLGIYVCSIIIGKGTRAELTHLESELEQLNTRESTMPGTSRAWAKARLVAAAGATEQAADLCWDDALRLLARGGRLAAAFVGVQSLKHEFRKDRAAAVASWLSDIDSEVLDAALAAVIAADGEDARAMFEVLPRLVASGQIQSAVEGYRQLHAFPETRADATLSARAQTDESQFLASLEHGGRDLLRPGTTMELLTPREAEVARLIAAGLTNRQIQKELVLSIRTVENHRAHVMRKLGAKTRQETLEAIRAWMSAE